A single region of the Gasterosteus aculeatus chromosome 1, fGasAcu3.hap1.1, whole genome shotgun sequence genome encodes:
- the LOC120821714 gene encoding bone morphogenetic protein receptor type-2, with protein sequence MAVGRITMKSLAEYGFCLTILLTSVAAAQGEKRKCAAAFQQWEVNQVAGDEGLISPENTTVECNEGNHCYGLWEKSLPGEVRLVKQGCWPHLGDHQGCRDDRCVVTNLPPQIQNGTYHFCCCGSDMCNVNFTEDFPLPSPTTAQTPHLRPLRHEETIIIALATLSVLAVVAVAAFFGYRMMRGDGKQGLHNLNMMEAASSESSLDLDNLKLLELIGRGRYGAVYGGSLDERPVAVKVFTAANRQNFLNECSIYRLPLLEHDNIARFVAADERTGPEGRTEYLLVMEYYPHGSLSRYLGVQTNDWVNSCRLAHSVTRGLAYLHTELFKGDLYKPAVSHRDLNSRNVLVKADGACVIIDFGLSMKLTGNRPARHGEEESTAISEVGTIRYMAPEVLEGAVNLRDCESALKQVDMYALGLIYWETFMRCTDLFPGESVPEYQMAFQAEAGNHPTFEDMQVLVSREKQRPKFPEAWKENSLAVRSLKETMEDCWDQDAEARLTAQCAEERLAELLLIWDRSKSVSPTLNPMSTTLHNERNRMTPRSGPYADQTSTYIEENEGVGKNPQADGAGRAGGRAGTGERNRNSINQERQQQAHTRLPSPEGSSTSTGLRGSPSASTTTTTIVSDSEGPAGTPAVPVCLHLTQEDLETTKLDPKEVDKNLKESSDENLMEHSQKQFCSPDALSPCSSSLLYPLIKMASEAAGASDAAADPLPTAIFPLPKQQNLPKRPSSLPLRTKPAKKESSSSSSLRFKFGRSGKSNLRKVEGTKMNIAAAAAANAEPEAHGGAGTNNAAALRNAHVNGHGRAGVSAVVAGGATGFGGSSATESGSGAPRPDDGRLSLGVITASPDEHEPLLSRERPDPREAGPGSAAALRSARTNTNNNNSNTGRGGGGGESGGESDAGEEGAGEEEGGDAGSREAVAAAAESSGTGSGFAAPPQREAPAAMRGEALLRQPRARRPERPNSLDLSFTTQDLSSLGEGLVQPDGAFGPGGDKIKKRVKTPYSLKKWRPTTWVISTDARGPEVNNNNNNNGSSRAPAPHGQSRPKSSSAIYLRGGGLAGGPGDTHV encoded by the exons CGGCGCAGGGCGAGAAGAGGAAGTGCGCCGCCGCCTTCCAGCAGTGGGAGGTGAACCAGGTTGCGGGGGACGAAGGTCTCATCTCCCCGGAGAACACCACCGTCGAGTGCAATGAGGGGAACCACTGCTACGGCCTGTGGGAGAAGAGTCTTCCGGGCGAGGTGCGACTGGTCAAACAAG GCTGCTGGCCCCACCTGGGCGACCACCAGGGTTGCCGCGACGACCGCTGCGTGGTGACCAACCTCCCGCCGCAGATCCAGAATGGGACGTACCACTTCTGCTGCTGCGGCAGCGACATGTGCAACGTCAACTTCACGGAGGACTTCCCCCTGCCGAGCCCTACTACGGCGCAGACGCCTC ACCTGCGCCCACTGCGCCACGAGGAGACAATAATCATCGCCCTGGCAACCCTCTCCGTACTGGCTGTGGTTGCCGTGGCAGCCTTCTTCGGTTACCGCATGATGCGTG gAGATGGTAAGCAAGGCCTTCACAACCTGAATATGATGGAGGCCGCCAGCTCTGAGAGCTCTCTGGATCTGGACAATTTGAAGCTCctggag ctGATCGGGCGCGGCAGATACGGCGCCGTCTACGGCGGCTCTCTGGACGAGCGGCCCGTGGCGGTGAAGGTGTTCACAGCGGCCAACCGGCAGAACTTCCTCAACGAGTGCTCCATCTACCGGCTGCCGCTGCTGGAGCACGACAACATCGCCCGCTTCGTCGCCGCGGACGAGCGGACGGGCCCGGAGGGACGCACGGAGTACCTGCTGGTCATGGAATACTACCCGCAT GGCTCTCTGAGTCGCTACCTGGGAGTCCAGACCAACGACTGGGTCAACAGCTGCCGCCTCGCTCATTCCGTCACCCGCGGCCTGGCGTACCTGCACACGGAGCTCTTCAAAGGAG ACCTGTACAAGCCGGCGGTGTCCCACAGGGACCTGAACAGCCGCAACGTCCTGGTCAAGGCGGACGGCGCGTGCGTCATCATCGACTTTGGCCTGTCCATGAAGCTGACGGGGAACCGGCCGGCGCGCCACGGCGAGGAGGAGAGCACGGCCATCAGCGAG GTGGGGACGATCCGCTACATGGCCCCGGAGGTGCTGGAGGGGGCGGTGAACCTGAGGGACTGCGAGTCGGCGCTGAAGCAGGTGGACATGTACGCCCTGGGCCTGATCTACTGGGAGACCTTCATGAGGTGCACCGACCTCTTCCCTG GAGAGTCGGTGCCAGAGTACCAGATGGCATTCCAGGCGGAGGCAGGGAACCACCCAACGTTTGAGGACATGCAGGTCCTGGTTTCTAGGGAGAAGCAGCGGCCCAAATTCCCTGAGGCCTGGAAAGAGAACAGTTtg GCGGTCCGCTCTCTGAAAGAGACCATGGAGGACTGCTGGGACCAGGACGCCGAGGCCCGTCTCACGGCCCAGTGTGCCGAGGAGCGCCTGGCCGAGCTGCTGCTCATATGGGACCGCTCCAAGTCGGTCAGCCCCACGCTGAACCCCATGTCCACCACGCTGCACAACGAGCG GAACCGCATGACGCCGCGGTCGGGCCCGTACGCGGACCAGACGTCCACCTACATCGAGGAGAACGAGGGCGTCGGCAAGAATCCGCAGGCCGACGGCGCCGGCCGCGCTGGCGGTCGCGCCGGAACCGGGGAGAGGAACCGGAACTCCATCAACCAGGAGCGCCAGCAGCAGGCCCACACCCGCCTGCCCAGCCCAGagggcagcagcaccagcaccgGCCTCAGGGGAAGCCCCTCGGCCTCCACCACGACCACCACCATCGTCTCCGACTCAGAGGGCCCTGCGGGGACTCCCGCCGTGCCCGTCTGCCTCCACCTGACCCAGGAGGACCTGGAGACTACCAAGCTGGACCCGAAGGAGGTCGACAAGAACCTGAAGGAGAGCTCCGACGAGAACCTGATGGAGCACTCGCAGAAGCAGTTCTGCTCCCCGGACGCGCTGAGCCCCTGCAGCTCCAGCCTCCTCTACCCGCTCATCAAGATGGCGAGCGAGGCCGCAGGCGCTTCTgacgccgccgccgaccccctgCCCACCGCCATCTTCCCTCTCCCCAAGCAGCAGAACTTGCCCAAGAGGCCGTCCAGCCTGCCGCTGCGCACCAAGCCCGCCAAGAAAgagtcgtcctcgtcgtcctcgctGAGGTTCAAGTTTGGCCGCTCGGGGAAGTCCAACCTGCGGAAGGTGGAGGGGACAAAGATGAACATTGCCGCGGCGGCGGCCGCCAACGCGGAGCCGGAGGCTCACGGGGGCGCCGGCACGAACAACGCGGCCGCCCTCCGGAATGCGCACGTCAACGGCCATGGGCGCGCCGGCGTCTCGGCCGTGGTTGCGGGCGGGGCGACGGGTTTCGGAGGGTCCAGCGCGACCGAGAGCGGGTCGGGGGCGCCGCGGCCCGACGACGGCCGCCTGAGCCTCGGCGTCATCACGGCCAGCCCCGACGAGCACGAGCCGCTCCTGAGCCGGGAGCGGCCCGACCCGAGGGAGGCGGGGCCGGGGAGCGCCGCGGCCCTCCGCTCGGCCCGCACCAAcacgaacaacaacaacagcaacaccggccgcggcggggggggcggggagagcggaggagagagcgacgcgggagaggagggggcgggggaggaggaggggggagacgcGGGGAGCAGggaggcggtggcggcggcggcggagagtTCTGGGACGGGTTCCGGCTTTGCCGCGCCCCCCCAGCGTGAAGCTCCGGCCGCCATGAGAGGGGAGGCGCTGCTCAGGCAGCCCAGAGCCCGCCGGCCGGAGAGACCCAACTCGCTGGACCTGTCCTTCACCACGCAGGACCTGAGCTCACTGG GGGAGGGCTTGGTCCAGCCGGACGGCGCCTTCGGGCCGGGCGGCGACAAGATCAAGAAGCGCGTCAAAACGCCGTACTCCCTGAAGAAGTGGCGCCCCACCACGTGGGTCATCTCCACGGACGCCAGGGGGCCGgaggtcaacaacaacaacaacaacaacgggtCGTCCCGCGCGCCGGCCCCTCACGGCCAGAGCCGGCCCAAGTCCAGTTCGGCCATCTACCTGCGGGGGGGCGGCTTGGCCGGCGGGCCGGGCGACACGCACGTGTGA